Below is a genomic region from Treponema sp. OMZ 798.
AAGAAAAGGCGGAGGATGCCGTTCCGTTTATCTTATACCGTGCAAAAAAAGATCCTGAAAATACGGTCCGCTTGGCAGCTGTAGAAGCTCTTTCTTATTTTAACAACGCGGAAGCAAATGAATGGCTTGTAGATGCTTTTAATGAAGAAAAGACAGGCTTATCCCTCCGTTTGAAAATTGCCGAAAGCCTTTTAAAAAATAACTTTGATGTCATTTACGAGGATGTAAAGACGGCTGCACTAAAAGCTATTTCTGACAAGAAACAAAATAAATTTTCCGCAGAACTCGGCAAGACTATTTCAACAGTTGAAAATAAGGGAACAGCTCCGATAGCCGAAGCCTATCTAAATCATAAGGATCCGATTTTTAAGAGCATAGGGCTCGACATGTTTAAACGGAATAGATATCCTGAGTTGATACCCCTTGTTTCCGCGATTGCCGAAGATGAAAAAAACGGAGCTTTAAGCCGAAGGGCTAAGGACCTCTTGCATGCAGGCCCTACGGAAAGCAAAGCCGGAGAGACCTCCGGTAATACAAGTACCCCTCAAGACAAGCAAACAGGCAAGTAAAGATGGCAAACCGCTCTTGGTCTTCCGAAGCCCTTGTTCTTTCGTTAAAGACATTCGGCGAAGGACACAGAAACGCCCTACTCCTCTTACCCGATACGGAACACTCCTGCAAGCTGGTAGATGCGGCCGTCTTCGGCGGGCCTAAGAGCAAACTGCGAAGTATGGTAATTCCCTACCACACCGGAGAAGTTTGGATTTATTCAAACCCAATAAAAAATTCAAACAAGATAAGCGACTTTAAGGTAAGCGACTACCGCATAGGCCTCAGCGATAACCTGACCCGCATTTGGTGTGCAGCCTTTGCTGCCGAATTGGCCGTAAAACTTAAGGGCAACATCGACTGGCAAATCATCAATTCCTTTTTGACGGGGCTTGCAGTTTCTTCCGAAAACGAATGCCGAAAAGCCTTGCTCCGTTTTTTGTGGAGGGTAATTTCTTTATCGGGTCTTGCCCCGGATATGGAACATTGCTGCCGCT
It encodes:
- a CDS encoding DNA repair protein RecO, which produces MANRSWSSEALVLSLKTFGEGHRNALLLLPDTEHSCKLVDAAVFGGPKSKLRSMVIPYHTGEVWIYSNPIKNSNKISDFKVSDYRIGLSDNLTRIWCAAFAAELAVKLKGNIDWQIINSFLTGLAVSSENECRKALLRFLWRVISLSGLAPDMEHCCRCGVRTSGAESKTDALTTNAEDFSYSVKNFFFVPHEDSCVCEVCLDKHEPAFPLSGESLLYLFAVQNLIPKISRGLNLSEQAYAELKDFLFYLIRLAAGSNFKTLESCNFLL